One segment of Brassica napus cultivar Da-Ae chromosome C3, Da-Ae, whole genome shotgun sequence DNA contains the following:
- the LOC106389349 gene encoding probable histone H2A.2, whose product MAGRGKTLGSGVAKKATSRSSKAGLQFPVGRIARFLKNGKYAERVGAGAPVYLAAVLEYLAAEVLELAGNAARDNKKTRIVPRHIQLAVRNDEELSKLLGDVTIANGGVMPNIHNLLLPKKAGGASKPSGDDE is encoded by the exons ATGGCGGGTCGTGGTAAAACTCTCGGATCTGGTGTTGCCAAGAAGGCGACGTCGAGAAGCAGCAAGGCCGGTCTCCAGTTCCCCGTCGGTCGTATCGCCCGGTTCCTGAAAAACGGCAAGTACGCCGAACGCGTCGGCGCCGGAGCTCCGGTTTACCTCGCCGCCGTTCTCGAGTACCTCGCCGCGGAG GTTCTCGAATTGGCTGGAAACGCGGCGAGGGACAACAAGAAGACGAGAATCGTGCCACGTCATATCCAGTTGGCGGTGAGGAACGACGAGGAGCTGAGCAAGTTGCTTGGGGATGTGACGATTGCTAACGGAGGTGTGATGCCCAACATTCACAACCTTCTTCTCCCTAAGAAGGCTGGTGGTGCTTCCAAGCCTTCCGGTGACGACGAGTAG
- the LOC106386734 gene encoding GATA transcription factor 29 has translation MEKELDLTLRLGLPSPAIETHLSLDTPPTTNQGINIDDGRRDNDAGGENHERHIDVNMRYYNLVFNHFAGIRETLNFTPFPIQPSPYSSPAPTPATPTRSDYVLIDVPARRAVRSSLATGNALNANAKQRRGCGGCCGGRIGWMRKCTNLNCNAIDTPMWRRGPLGPKTLCNACGIKFRKEEERRSKRS, from the exons ATGGAGAAGGAATTGGATTTAACACTGAGGTTGGGTCTGCCAAGTCCTGCTATTGAGACACATCTGAGCTTAGACACTCCTCCCACCACTAATCAg GGGATCAACATCGACGATGGCCGCCGAGACAACGACGCCGGTGGTGAGAATCACGAACGTCACATCGATGTCAATATGAGATATTACAATTTAGTCTTCAACCACTTCGCCGGCATCCGTGAGACCTTGAACTTCACTCCTTTTCCGATACAACCGTCTCCCTATTCTTCTCCGGCGCCGACGCCGGCGACTCCTACGAGGAGTGATTATGTTCTGATCGATGTCCCTGCTAGGAGAGCAGTTCGTAGCTCTTTGGCGACTGGAAACGCTCTGAACGCAAACGCGAAACAGCGTCGCGGCTGCGGCGGCTGTTGTGGTGGAAGGATTGGCTGGATGAGGAAATGTACGAACTTGAATTGCAACGCGATTGACACTCCTATGTGGCGGAGGGGTCCTCTTGGTCCCAAG ACTTTATGCAATGCTTGTGGGATAAAGTTCAGGAAGGAGGAAGAGAGGAGGTCCAAGAGGAGTTAA